In a single window of the Neodiprion virginianus isolate iyNeoVirg1 chromosome 1, iyNeoVirg1.1, whole genome shotgun sequence genome:
- the LOC124298532 gene encoding octopamine receptor Oamb isoform X2, translating into MRELNESACAALYEGVEWAGPGIVATLVVLAVVNVMVVLGNVLVILAVYHTSKLRNVTNMFIVSLAVADLMVGVAVLPFSATWEVFKVWIFGDIWCSVWLAVDVWMCTASILNLCAISLDRYLAVTRPVSYPQVHAPYNTTLSQTGPFNMTTIFIPVAPCPWICELTNDAGYVVYSALGSFYIPMLVMLFFYWRIYNAAVSTTKAINQGFRTTKGSKMLGSRFDEQRLTLRIHRGRGSLHNGSNNGSPRSPESGRSSVRKEKIKISVSYPSTDTLNTKCNTLERTPSRCSQMSVHYSNGQTQTQLCPSPRAAHLKVGGVNRVGSTRRQSRRSSCESQVTGDDASLRELAPGVDDKPCRVPKMGKRNIKAQVKRFRMETKAAKTLGIIVGGFVLCWLPFFTMYLVRAFCPNCIHPTVFSVLFWLGYCNSAINPCIYALFSKDFRFAFKRIICKCFCKRRANTLRRGSDGSQLATRCDRSPSYSVRTPHHGVSIEDSDPDPGSDHNAHSQSDSR; encoded by the exons ATGCGAGAGCTCAACGAGTCCGCCTGTGCAGCGTTGTACGAGGGCGTCGAGTGGGCTGGGCCAGGAATCGTCGCGACGCTCGTCGTCCTCGCCGTTGTCAACGTTATGGTAGTCCTGGGGAACGTTTTGGTCATTCTGGCCGTTTACCACACGTCCAAATTGAGAAACGTGACCAATATGTTTATAGTCAGTCTCGCCGTTGCGGATCTAATGGTCGGCGTAGCGGTTCTGCCGTTTAGTGCCACTTGGGAAGTATTTAAG GTTTGGATTTTTGGTGACATTTGGTGTTCCGTATGGCTTGCCGTAGACGTGTGGATGTGCACGGCCTCGATTCTGAACTTGTGCGCCATTAGTTTGGACCGATACTTAGCTGTCACAAGGCCAGTGAGCTACCCACAG GTACACGCACCCTACAACACGACTCTGTCGCAAACCGGACCCTTCAATATGAccacaatttttattccggTCGCTCCCTGTCCCTGGATATGCGAACTCACCAATGATGCCGGGTACGTCGTATACAG CGCACTCGGTTCCTTCTACATCCCAATGCTGGTTATGCTCTTCTTCTACTGGCGAATATACAACGCTGCTGTGTCGACGACGAAGGCGATCAATCAAGGATTTCGAACTACAAAGGGCTCGAAAATGCTCGGCTCACG GTTCGACGAGCAGAGACTGACATTGAGGATCCACAGAGGTCGAGGAAGCCTTCACAACGGCAGCAACAACGGGAGTCCCAGGAGCCCGGAGTCAGGTCGCAGCTCTGTGCGGAAAGAAAAGATCAAGATATCAGTTTCCTACCCGAGCACTGATACTCTCAACACTAAATGCAACACCTTGGAACGCACACCGTCAAGGTGTTCGCAGATGTCGGTGCACTACAGCAACGGGCAGACCCAAACGCAGCTGTGCCCGAGTCCCAGAGCCGCTCACCTCAAG GTGGGGGGTGTAAACAGGGTAGGAAGTACCAGGAGACAGAGCCGACGAAGCAGCTGCGAGAGCCAAGTTACTGGCGACGATGCATCCCTTCGCGAACTGGCTCCTGGTGTCGACGATAAACCCTGCAGAGTGCCGAAGATGGGGAAGAGGAACATAAAAGCTCAG GTGAAGAGGTTCCGAATGGAGACAAAGGCCGCCAAGACCCTGGGCATCATCGTCGGCGGATTCGTCCTCTGCTGGCTTCCATTTTTCACAATGTACCTGGTGCGAGCGTTCTGCCCGAATTGCATACACCCGACGGTCTTCAGCGTCCTATTCTGGCTTGGCTACTGCAACTCCGCCATAAACCCCTGCATATACGCCTTGTTCAGCAAGGACTTCCGGTTCGCCTTCAAGAGGATAATATGCAAGTGCTTCTGCAAACGTAGAGCCAACACCCTCAGACGTGGCAGCGACGGGAGTCAATTAGCGACCCG atGCGATCGAAGTCCTAGCTATTCGGTGAGGACGCCTCATCACGGCGTCTCAATTGAGGATTCCGATCCTGATCCGGGTTCGGATCACAACGCGCATTCGCAAAGCGACTCCAGGTGA
- the LOC124298532 gene encoding octopamine receptor Oamb isoform X1, translating into MRELNESACAALYEGVEWAGPGIVATLVVLAVVNVMVVLGNVLVILAVYHTSKLRNVTNMFIVSLAVADLMVGVAVLPFSATWEVFKVWIFGDIWCSVWLAVDVWMCTASILNLCAISLDRYLAVTRPVSYPQIMSPKRARLLVATVWVLSFVICFPPLVGWKDKEVHAPYNTTLSQTGPFNMTTIFIPVAPCPWICELTNDAGYVVYSALGSFYIPMLVMLFFYWRIYNAAVSTTKAINQGFRTTKGSKMLGSRFDEQRLTLRIHRGRGSLHNGSNNGSPRSPESGRSSVRKEKIKISVSYPSTDTLNTKCNTLERTPSRCSQMSVHYSNGQTQTQLCPSPRAAHLKVGGVNRVGSTRRQSRRSSCESQVTGDDASLRELAPGVDDKPCRVPKMGKRNIKAQVKRFRMETKAAKTLGIIVGGFVLCWLPFFTMYLVRAFCPNCIHPTVFSVLFWLGYCNSAINPCIYALFSKDFRFAFKRIICKCFCKRRANTLRRGSDGSQLATRCDRSPSYSVRTPHHGVSIEDSDPDPGSDHNAHSQSDSR; encoded by the exons ATGCGAGAGCTCAACGAGTCCGCCTGTGCAGCGTTGTACGAGGGCGTCGAGTGGGCTGGGCCAGGAATCGTCGCGACGCTCGTCGTCCTCGCCGTTGTCAACGTTATGGTAGTCCTGGGGAACGTTTTGGTCATTCTGGCCGTTTACCACACGTCCAAATTGAGAAACGTGACCAATATGTTTATAGTCAGTCTCGCCGTTGCGGATCTAATGGTCGGCGTAGCGGTTCTGCCGTTTAGTGCCACTTGGGAAGTATTTAAG GTTTGGATTTTTGGTGACATTTGGTGTTCCGTATGGCTTGCCGTAGACGTGTGGATGTGCACGGCCTCGATTCTGAACTTGTGCGCCATTAGTTTGGACCGATACTTAGCTGTCACAAGGCCAGTGAGCTACCCACAG ATCATGTCACCAAAGAGGGCTCGACTTCTTGTGGCGACTGTCTGGGTCCTGAGCTTCGTGATATGTTTCCCTCCTCTCGTGGGCTGGAAAGACAAAGAG GTACACGCACCCTACAACACGACTCTGTCGCAAACCGGACCCTTCAATATGAccacaatttttattccggTCGCTCCCTGTCCCTGGATATGCGAACTCACCAATGATGCCGGGTACGTCGTATACAG CGCACTCGGTTCCTTCTACATCCCAATGCTGGTTATGCTCTTCTTCTACTGGCGAATATACAACGCTGCTGTGTCGACGACGAAGGCGATCAATCAAGGATTTCGAACTACAAAGGGCTCGAAAATGCTCGGCTCACG GTTCGACGAGCAGAGACTGACATTGAGGATCCACAGAGGTCGAGGAAGCCTTCACAACGGCAGCAACAACGGGAGTCCCAGGAGCCCGGAGTCAGGTCGCAGCTCTGTGCGGAAAGAAAAGATCAAGATATCAGTTTCCTACCCGAGCACTGATACTCTCAACACTAAATGCAACACCTTGGAACGCACACCGTCAAGGTGTTCGCAGATGTCGGTGCACTACAGCAACGGGCAGACCCAAACGCAGCTGTGCCCGAGTCCCAGAGCCGCTCACCTCAAG GTGGGGGGTGTAAACAGGGTAGGAAGTACCAGGAGACAGAGCCGACGAAGCAGCTGCGAGAGCCAAGTTACTGGCGACGATGCATCCCTTCGCGAACTGGCTCCTGGTGTCGACGATAAACCCTGCAGAGTGCCGAAGATGGGGAAGAGGAACATAAAAGCTCAG GTGAAGAGGTTCCGAATGGAGACAAAGGCCGCCAAGACCCTGGGCATCATCGTCGGCGGATTCGTCCTCTGCTGGCTTCCATTTTTCACAATGTACCTGGTGCGAGCGTTCTGCCCGAATTGCATACACCCGACGGTCTTCAGCGTCCTATTCTGGCTTGGCTACTGCAACTCCGCCATAAACCCCTGCATATACGCCTTGTTCAGCAAGGACTTCCGGTTCGCCTTCAAGAGGATAATATGCAAGTGCTTCTGCAAACGTAGAGCCAACACCCTCAGACGTGGCAGCGACGGGAGTCAATTAGCGACCCG atGCGATCGAAGTCCTAGCTATTCGGTGAGGACGCCTCATCACGGCGTCTCAATTGAGGATTCCGATCCTGATCCGGGTTCGGATCACAACGCGCATTCGCAAAGCGACTCCAGGTGA
- the LOC124298554 gene encoding facilitated trehalose transporter Tret1-like has protein sequence MTSSIPDDISPPMPTSKKSTQYLAAVSSTLAAVTAANYIGWSSPALPLYNQKDTLALSDDEKSWVGSLLALGALLGAIPAGWVADKFGRKKSILMIGVPCLLFWFMIGFAPSTLWLFVARFLSGVANGATTVIVPMYVSEIAEPATRGTIGSLFELQMAIGLSLGWLTGLIGNLKWIAMTSATIPAALLLSFIFMPETPVWLIGQNRRKDAERAMERLRGRDFPFQQELAQLEFNKESQSKQRAGFSELKNHKRAVLISFGLTALQQLSGINAVVFYAEELFVAKESVLTPTVCAAIMGVAQVLATVVSTVLADKAGRRILLMISTVVMGVCLIVVAVHFHFQAGVQTKGIPWVPLIFFTIYISMYAIGCGPVPWIMVNEVSPTNVVGTISASAAMINWSLTFVVTKVFINLQFTIGLPLTFGMFALLCMIGTIFVAVVVPETKGKTKEEIQLQLHKIKKAPMDVAPMEIYTITTEQTRL, from the exons ATGACCTCATCAATTCCGGATGATATTTCACCACCGATGCCTACGAGTAAAAAGTCGACGCAGTACCTTGCAGCCGTTTCAT CTACCCTGGCCGCCGTGACTGCTGCCAACTATATCGGCTGGTCATCCCCGGCACTTCCGCTCTACAATCAAAAGGATACTCTAGCTTTGAGCGACGACGAGAAGTCATGGGTTGGATCCTTGCTCGCGCTGGGTGCTCTTTTGGGTGCGATTCCTGCGGGATGGGTAGCCGACAAATTTGGAAGGAAGAAATCCATACTGATGATCGGTGTACCTTGTTTGCTTTTCTGGTTCATGATCGGATTTGCACCAAGCACGTTGTG GTTGTTCGTGGCTCGATTTTTGAGCGGAGTTGCAAACGGGGCAACGACAGTCATCGTTCCGATGTACGTTTCCGAAATCGCGGAGCCGGCTACTCGAGGTACGATTGGCTCGCTTTTCGAGCTCCAGATGGCGATTGGTCTTTCGCTGGGGTGGTTGACAG GTTTGATCGGGAATCTCAAATGGATAGCCATGACCTCAGCCACTATACCGGCCGCCCTGCTGCTGAGCTTCATCTTTATGCCGGAAACCCCGGTGTGGTTGATCGGCCAAAATCGTCGAAAGGACGCCGAGAGAGCGATGGAGAGACTCAGAGGTAGAGATTTCCCGTTTCAGCAGGAGCTTGCGCAGCTCGAGTTCAACAAAGAATCCCAGAGCAAGCAGAGGGCAGGATTTTCGGAGTTAAAGAATCACAAAAGGGCTGTCCTAATCTCCTTCG GACTTACGGCTCTCCAACAACTGTCCGGAATAAATGCGGTTGTTTTCTACGCCGAGGAGCTTTTCGTTGCCAAAGAATCGGTCCTCACCCCGACAGTCTGCGCTGCCATTATGGGCGTCGCTCAGGTTCTTGCGACAGTCGTATCAACGGTGCTGGCCGACAAAGCTGGCCGGAGAATCCTCCTCATGATCAGTACGGTCGTCATGGGTGTCTGCCTCATCGTCGTGGCAGTACATTTCCATTTTCAG GCTGGAGTACAAACGAAGGGTATTCCATGGGTGCCTCTGATATTCTTCACAATCTACATAAGCATGTACGCAATTGGATGTGGACCAGTACCTTGGATCATGGTGAACGAAGTGTCGCCGACAAACGTCGTGGGTACGATCAGTGCGTCAGCGGCGATGATCAATTGGTCGCTGACCTTCGTGGTTACCAAGGTTTTCATCAATCTACAGTTCACTATCGGTCTGCCCTTGACGTTCGGTATGTTCGCCTTATTGTGCATGATCGGTACGATATTCGTCGCGGTCGTCGTACCGGAGACGAAGGGCAAGACGAAGGAGGAAATCCAGCTCCAACTTCACAAGATCAAGAAAGCACCGATGGATGTTGCACCGATGGAAATCTATACTATCACTACCGAGCAGACTAGGCTGTGA